The region GATCTTTACAGCCACAGGTTTTCCCGATCTTAAAGTAGCTCTATGTACCTGCCCTATGGAAGCGCTGGCCAAAGGTTTTTCATCAAAACTTTCAAAAGCTTTGGAGATCCTGGTTCCTATTTCTTCTTCAACAATGCGATGTACTTCCTCGTAAGGAATGGGGGGAACATCATCCTGTAAAGTAGCCAAAGCTTTTAAATAAGCATCGGGAAGTAGGTCTGGCCGGGTAGAAAGTAACTGGCCCATTTTTATATAAGTAGGTCCCATATTTTTTAGATCTTCCACCAGTTCATCAGGGGTTTGATCGTAAGTATTTTGGGAATTATCTTCATCTGATGTTTCATCCATTGCCTGGGAGGCGGTATTGGCAAATAAATCGCTGTTCCAGTATTTTAGCATAAAGCCAATAAATTTCTGGTAACGCAAAAGATCGTCGGGAAGTACAGACATAAGGTTATTGGTTGTTAGGTTATTTAGATTTTTAAAGATATCTATTTAAAATTATAACACCAATATGTACCGAAATGCAGTGCGTTTTTTTGGTATTATTTAAGAAACCTTTTGAATGTTTTACAGAAGTTAGGTGGTTAATCACTAAATTTCCTATTTTCAGTATTTAATTTTAATTATTCCTTATACTCTAATTTAGTGGGCAAAAACGTTAATTTTAATTTCAGGGAAAGGGTAGATCAATCTGCTTTAAGCAAGCCATTGTTTTCCCGCCTGGATAAGGACATTCCTTCCAGCATTGTAGTTTTTCTTGTAGCGCTTCCTTTATGCCTTGGGATTGCACTCGCCAGCGGCGCTCCTTTAGTATCGGGACTAATCTCTGGAATTATTGGCGGAATTGTCATAGGAAGCGTAAGCCATTCATCCGTAAGTGTTAGTGGTCCTGCTGCCAGTTTAACGGCAGTGGTTTTAGCATCTATAGCCTCGCTTGGTAGTTTTGAGGTGTTTTTAATGGCCGTTGTACTCGGTGGCGTTTTTCAGTTTATTCTGGGCATCTTAAAAGCCGGACTTATCGCCGATTATATGCCTTCTAATATTATTAAAGGCTTACTTGCTGCGATTGGAATTATTTTAATTATCGCTCAGCTTCCTTATGCAATTGGTTTTATAGAAGATTCGGGAGCAAATTTTGGTTCCAGGGATAATATGTTTGAACAGGTAGCCGCTATGTTTAAAAACTTCTTTTACTCCCTGCATCCGGGAGCAGTGGTTTTGTCGTTAATTTCACTTGTCATTATTATCTTCTGGGAAAAAAGTCCGCTTAAGAATTTTAAGCTTTTACCGCCCTCCTTAATTGTAGTTATTCTTGGCGTGTTTTTAAATTTGCTTTTCAAGTATATAGCTCCCGTACTCCATTTAGGTGAAAAATACCTGGTAAATATTCCAGAAATTGACCGGGTAAGTGAACTTATTACATTTCCAGATTTCACTTCAATTACAAATCCCGATGTTTGGGGTGTGGCCATAACCATAACCCTTATCGCCTCTATAGCCAGTTTGCTGGCCATTGAAGCTGCAGATGAAATAGACCCGCATAAGCGAAAAACGCCTCCAAACAGGGAATTGGTAGCCCAGGGAGTTGGAAATACTATAGCAGGCCTTGTGGGTGGTATCCCATTGACTTCAGTGATTGTGCGAAGCTCGGTAAATATTAATGCCGGAGCCGAAACTAAACTCTCCACAATTTTACACGGAATTTTTCTTCTTTTAAGCGTTTTATTTTTAAGTTCTATTTTAAACCTTATTCCGCTCTCCAGCCTTGCGGTAATTTTATTGGTAGTTGGTTATAAACTGGCTTCCTGGGATGTAATTAGCACGATGTATAAAAAGGGATGGAATCAGTTTATTCCATTTGTAGTTACCGTTGTGGCGATTATTTTAACCGATTTATTAATCGGGATTTTTATAGGCTCGCTGGTGAGTATTTTCTTTTTACTCCGCAGCAATTATCACAATGCTTTTTTTATTGAAAACACTAAAATCTTTAAAGGAGAAACCATAAGATTAGAGCTTTCTAACGAAGTTTCATTTTTTAATAAGGCTTCGATAAAAAATAGTCTTTGGAATGTTCCGCAGAATTCCAATTTGATTATTGATGCCACTTTTGCCAGCTATATAGATCATGATATTTTGGAGATTTTCGAGGATTTTAAAACAACTTTTGCCGAAGAAAACAATATTAACGTGAGCATAATTGGTTTAAAAGACAAATATTCAGCAGGAAAGGAACTGGACTTTGTTCGAGAAGATATTGAAGAGTCTAAAGAAAAATCTACTCCGCAGGAAATCCTGGAGTATTTAAAAGATGGTAATTCACGATATGTAGATGGAAAATTGGTTTCCAGACGCCTGCGCAATAAAGAATTAATGGATTTTATTAATTCGCCACCCCTCGCTACCGTTGTTAATTGCATCGATTTAAGGGAACCTTTAAATGTTATGATGAATACCGGAATTGGGGATTTAATTCCAATTAGAGCCGCCGGAAACCTGGTAGATAGCCATATTATTAAAAGTATTGAAATTGCCAGTAAACAGCAGGGCGCAAGATTTATACTTATAATGGGTAATTCTTCGAATAAAATTTACCTGGAAGCTTTAAAAGAATATATGAAAAACGGATACCAGGAGCCTGATTCTCTTATTGCTGAAGCATTAAAAGCGAAACAAATTCCGGTTACGTTTGAAGAAAAAGATTTACATACTTATGCCGATCTTATAACACGCTGGAGTATTAAAGAATCACAACGGCGAATTATAAAACAAAATCCATATTTGAAAGAACGAATAGCGCAAGGTAAATTAGGACTTGCCACTGCATTTTTTAATCGTGAAAACGGGAAAATTGAGTTTTCTGAATTATATGATCCTGCAATGGTTTCCTAATACGAAAGTACTTCGTTTAGCCTGTTTATGTTTATGGGATTTCCAAAAATATATAATAGATCCCCTTGTTTAATTTTGGTGTCGGGTAGAATTTCAGTAATGTATTGAGTATCTCTTTTTATTGCCAAAACGGTGACTCTAAAGTTTTTACCAATTCCTGAATTTTGAATACTTTTCCCTACAATTTCCCTGTTGTTTTGCTGAACACTTAATGTTACAATTTCCCGGTTGGGGATATGTAAATGTTGTAAAGAAGGTTTATGCGGCCTGCCCTTTACTGAAGTTAACATTTCATAATCTGAAGATCGAATACTGGCAGTAAAATCCATTATCTCGTTATAAGGAACCAGGTATTTTTTAAGCACCCGGTTAAAGATTTCTATTGAAGTTTCAAATTCTTCAGGAATAACTTCATCGGCTCCCAGTTTAATATTTTCTTCAATTTCCCTAACGTAACGAGTTCTTACTATAATAAAAGCTGTTTTAGAATACAAACGCACATTACTAATAATCTTTTTTGTAGCACCCGGGTCCGATATTGCAATAACCACAACCCGTGCCTCCTGTACGTGTAAGTGTTTTAAGATTAAGGAGTTTGTGGCATCACCAAAAATAATAGGTTCGTTATTATTTTTTGCCTTTTTGAAAGTTACAGGATCGGTATCTAAAATTATATAAGGGATTTCAGCATTACGGGCTGCTTTTGCAATGTTTTCACCATTAATTCCGTAGCCAATAATAATTAAGTGATCGTCCAGTTTTTTAGGTTCATCGGTTTCTTCGTTAGTTTTGAGTTTATTTAGACTTTCCAGTCTATGCCGTACTGAAGAAGGAACTCTGGCTTTAAGAATTGAATATGTAATCTTTGGTGCGGCAGCGATTAGAAAGGGTGTTAAACCCATAGTAATAATTGAAATTGCCAGGAAATACTGGTAAATACTATCAGGAATAATATTATTATCTAATCCAACTCCCGAAAGTAATAAGGAGAATTCACCTACCTGGAACAAACTAAATAAACTTAATAAAACTGTTCTTGGCGGATATTTAAGCAACAAAACCGTTGCACCAACTACCAGCATTTTTAAAAATACAACTCCAATTACCAATAGAAGGATCATCAAAATATTATTGATAAAAAATTCTAGATTTAACAGAGAACCTACCGAGATGAAAAAGAAACTGATAAAGAT is a window of Salegentibacter salegens DNA encoding:
- a CDS encoding bifunctional SulP family inorganic anion transporter/carbonic anhydrase; amino-acid sequence: MGKNVNFNFRERVDQSALSKPLFSRLDKDIPSSIVVFLVALPLCLGIALASGAPLVSGLISGIIGGIVIGSVSHSSVSVSGPAASLTAVVLASIASLGSFEVFLMAVVLGGVFQFILGILKAGLIADYMPSNIIKGLLAAIGIILIIAQLPYAIGFIEDSGANFGSRDNMFEQVAAMFKNFFYSLHPGAVVLSLISLVIIIFWEKSPLKNFKLLPPSLIVVILGVFLNLLFKYIAPVLHLGEKYLVNIPEIDRVSELITFPDFTSITNPDVWGVAITITLIASIASLLAIEAADEIDPHKRKTPPNRELVAQGVGNTIAGLVGGIPLTSVIVRSSVNINAGAETKLSTILHGIFLLLSVLFLSSILNLIPLSSLAVILLVVGYKLASWDVISTMYKKGWNQFIPFVVTVVAIILTDLLIGIFIGSLVSIFFLLRSNYHNAFFIENTKIFKGETIRLELSNEVSFFNKASIKNSLWNVPQNSNLIIDATFASYIDHDILEIFEDFKTTFAEENNINVSIIGLKDKYSAGKELDFVREDIEESKEKSTPQEILEYLKDGNSRYVDGKLVSRRLRNKELMDFINSPPLATVVNCIDLREPLNVMMNTGIGDLIPIRAAGNLVDSHIIKSIEIASKQQGARFILIMGNSSNKIYLEALKEYMKNGYQEPDSLIAEALKAKQIPVTFEEKDLHTYADLITRWSIKESQRRIIKQNPYLKERIAQGKLGLATAFFNRENGKIEFSELYDPAMVS
- a CDS encoding cation:proton antiporter domain-containing protein, producing the protein MEIPILQDIVIILGLSILIILLFQKIKVPSILGFLLAGIIAGPHAFNLISSSHEVELLSEIGIIFLLFVIGIELSIKELISMKNTVLIGGGLQVGGTILFTTIVAYFFGLPLNSAVFLGFLFSLSSTAIVLKLIQERGEITAPHGRVALGILIFQDIIVVPMMLLTPILAGDGGDLLTTLLILVLKIVGVGVVIYLLARYIVPRIFSMVVKTKSKELFILTTVVFCFAIAWLTSSVGLSLALGAFFAGLIISESEYSHQATVNVLPFREIFISFFFISVGSLLNLEFFINNILMILLLVIGVVFLKMLVVGATVLLLKYPPRTVLLSLFSLFQVGEFSLLLSGVGLDNNIIPDSIYQYFLAISIITMGLTPFLIAAAPKITYSILKARVPSSVRHRLESLNKLKTNEETDEPKKLDDHLIIIGYGINGENIAKAARNAEIPYIILDTDPVTFKKAKNNNEPIIFGDATNSLILKHLHVQEARVVVIAISDPGATKKIISNVRLYSKTAFIIVRTRYVREIEENIKLGADEVIPEEFETSIEIFNRVLKKYLVPYNEIMDFTASIRSSDYEMLTSVKGRPHKPSLQHLHIPNREIVTLSVQQNNREIVGKSIQNSGIGKNFRVTVLAIKRDTQYITEILPDTKIKQGDLLYIFGNPININRLNEVLSY